In Bacteroidales bacterium, the genomic stretch GAGTCAGGAGAAACCGGCAATGACCTTGTTACAATCCCGTATTGCCGGATCATTTCCGGCAGTTCAGGCAATTCACTCATTGTAAATACAAGGTCGAAAAGCTTCAGGAACTTGTCCCTGTCGGCAGGAAGAACGCATCCCGACACGAAAGTAACCACATTCCTTTTGTTCTTGGCCTTATTCCAGCGCGCTATTTTCGAATATACCTTATCAATTGATTTCTGCCGGACAGAGCAGGCGATGATTCCCAGGATATTCGCTTCATCTTCATTTTCCGTCCAGCGGTATCCCATTCCCTCAATAACGGTACGCACACGTTCGCTGTCAGACTTGTTCATCTGGCAACCCAGTGTAAGTATAAAATACTTCATTTCAATACACTAATAAGCGTGTACCGATTGCCTAAAAATACACTTCAGTTTTTATATTTCCCGATGGAAAACCGCGTGCAGTAAGGAAATCATACACATCGTAAATCATATCACAATTTCCGCAAAGATACACCAATGTATCAGAATCCAAAGACATTTGTTTGAGGTATTCGGTTACCCTGCCGTTGAAGGTGCCTTTATTATCTCGTGAAGTGCAAAGGGTATACCTTTCAACCGGGTATCGGTGGCTTTCGTATGAATCTCCTGCGAATCTCACTCCATGGAGCAATGTATAATTTAAATCAGGATATGAACCGGTAATGCTTCTGAACGGGGCTATGCCGGTACCTGTTCCGATAAACAGGTATTTTTTATCCATTTTCTGTTCATCAATTGTAAAATAGCCAAAAGGCCCGTCCACTTCAAGTAATTCGCCGGGGATGAGTTTATGTAATTGTTTTGATACCAGTCCGGTATCCACTTCCTTGATCAGCACTTCAAGAGCACCACTGTCCTGTTCGGTGCTGTAAATGGAGTATTCACGCACCTGGTTATTGCCGGGTATACCCAGGGTAATATGCTGGCCAGCCCTGAATTGCATGTTATTCCTGTCGAACCGCAGCACATACGTATCATTGTTCAGATTACGGACCTGCTGTAACCGGTATATTTTCCGGAGGGTTAATGAATCAGAGGATGGCATTGACTTTACTGAAAGATTTCCAAGCAGACTGTTGCCGTTTTTATGTTTATGCTTTTTTGCAAAGGTGGAAGAAGAACTCATTATATAGTTTTTGGTTTTACGAATAACAGACAGATGAATAATTTGTTCTGGTTGATTTCAATCCCCGTATTTTCAGCTATTTTTGCATAAAAGCATCTGCATTTGATCTATCCTGCATCTTTCGAAATTAAAACAGGCTTTAACCAGGTAAGAGAACTGGTTAAGGACCACTGCCTTTTCAGTCGCGGCAAACAAAAGACCGATGAAATTTCTTTCACGTCGAATTATGAAGAGCTGAGGAAAATACTGGAGGAAACAGCCGAATTCAAAGAGATTTGCCTGTTCGAGGAAAATTTTCCCACCGATAACTACAGGGATCTGATCCCTGCACTTAAAAAGGCAAAGGTTGAGGGAACCTACC encodes the following:
- a CDS encoding FAD-binding oxidoreductase; protein product: MSSSSTFAKKHKHKNGNSLLGNLSVKSMPSSDSLTLRKIYRLQQVRNLNNDTYVLRFDRNNMQFRAGQHITLGIPGNNQVREYSIYSTEQDSGALEVLIKEVDTGLVSKQLHKLIPGELLEVDGPFGYFTIDEQKMDKKYLFIGTGTGIAPFRSITGSYPDLNYTLLHGVRFAGDSYESHRYPVERYTLCTSRDNKGTFNGRVTEYLKQMSLDSDTLVYLCGNCDMIYDVYDFLTARGFPSGNIKTEVYF